In Pantoea cypripedii, the DNA window CGGCGCGTGCCGCTTCCGGGGATTCGGCGGCAACGGCGATCACCACCTGCCCAAGATAGTCGACTTTATCCTGTGCCAGCAGCGGATCGCCGGGCTCCAGCGGGCCGACATCGTTGATAGCCGGCACATCACGCCATGTCAGGACGCTGACCACACCCGGCACCGCATAGCAGGGCTGCACATCGAGTCGGGTGATACGTGCATGGGCATGTGGACTCAGTAACGGGCAAAGGTGTAACAAACCCGGCAGCTCCGGTTTGTCATCGATATAGATCGCTTCGCCGGAGACGTGTTTATCGGCACTTTCATGCTTACGGCTGCGCCCGACACCCGTCTGGATACCGGCGTCAAACTGCGATTTTAATAACGTTTCATTCAGTTCCGGGCGGTTATGAGACATAGCGCGTTACCTCCGCAATGGTCAGTTCACCGCTGGCCTGCGCGTAGTAGCGACGCAACAGATTACGTGCCACCTGTAAACGATAAGCCGCGCTGGCGCGGAAGTCGCTCAGTGGCTGGAAATCATGGCTCAGCGCGGCACAGGCGCTTTCGATGGTGGTCAGATTAAAGGGGGCGCCGGTTAGCACGGCCTCGGCTTGCAACGCACGTTTGGGTGTGGCCGCCATACCGCCAAAGGCAATACGGACGCGCTGCACCGTGCCATTCTCCAGCTGCATATTGATCGCGGCAAAGATGGCAGAAATATCGTCATCCAGGCGTTTTGAAACTTTCCAGGCGACAAAATCAGGTGACACCGTCACGCGCGGAATAATGATGTTGCGGATAAACTCCCCCGGTTGTAACACCGTCTGGCGATAGCCAGTGAAAAACTGGTCAAGCGCCACTTCACGACAGTGCTCCCCCTGCTGTAATTCCAGCCGGGCGCTGAGCGCCAGCAGCATCGGTGCAGCGTCGCCAATCGGTGAGGCATTGCCGATATTGCCGCCCAGCGTGCCCTGATTGCGGATTTGCAGTGAAGCGAACCGCTCCAGCATGGCACTGAACGCCGGAATACGCGTTGCCAGAAACTGATAGCAATGATGCAGCGATGCCCCTGCGCCCAGACGCCAGTTTTCATCATCTTCCAGACAGGTTTTCAGTTCCGCCACCTGCTCCAGCGCGATCAACAGCGGAAGACGCTGATACTGCTGGGTGATTTGCAGGCTGAGGTCGGTGCCTCCCGCCAGCAGACGCGCTTGCGGATGCTGCTGATACAACGCCGCCAGCTGTGCCACCGTTTTCGGGACAAAACAGCGGCTGCCATTGGCCTCCAGCACCTGGACTTCATTGTTGGTCAGCGCCTGTAAGCGCTGCACCAGGTGGGTTTCGCTTTGGCTGAAGTTATCGCACACCGGGTGCTCACAGGCCTGCTGCGCCGCATCCATAATCGGCCGGTAGCCGGTGCAACGACACAGATTCCCCGCCAGTGCCTGCTCCGCCTGATGCCTGTCCCAGCCGTCACTGTTTTTCTGCAAGGTAAATAACGACATCACAAAACCCGGCGTGCAGTAGCCGCACTGTGAACCGTGGCAATCAACCATCGCCTGCTGTACCGGATGCAGATCGCTCCCCTGGCGCAAGTCCTCCACGGTGATCAACTGCTTGCCTTGCAAACTGCTGACCAGCGTCAGGCAGCTGTTCACCGTTTCATAGTGCATATGGCCATCCACCACTTTTCCCAGCGTCACGGTACAGGCACCGCAATCACCTGAGGCGCAGCCCTCTTTGGTGCCGCGTCGTTGCTGGTGATTACGCAGGTAATTCAGCACGGTGAGATTCGGATCGAGGTCGCGCTCGGTCACCAGTCGATTATTAAGCAGAAACTGAATCATGCAGCCTTTACCCCGCTTTCACGTTGCCAGACGGGTTGACCATTCACCCAGGTCTGGGCGATGTTGCGATCGTCACCCAGCGTCATCAGCACAAACAATTTCTCCCAGATATCTTTGCTGTTGGCATAGCGCAGCTGCTGCAATGCCGATACGGCCGGGTCGAGTACCACGAAATCGGCCTCTTTTCCGGGATTGAAGTTGCCAATGGCATGATCAAGATCGAGCGCATGCGCACCACCCAGTGTTGCGTGGTAGAAGGCTTCACAGGCGCTGAGTTTGTAGCGTTGCAGCTGGCCGACTTTATAAGCTTCGCCCAGCGTCTGGAGCAGATTGAAGGTGGTCCCCGCACCGACATCGGTGCCGATGCCCATGCGCACCCCCTGCTGCCAGCAGCGTTTGATGTTAAATAAACCGCTGCCGAGAAACAGGTTGGAGGTTGGACAAAAGGCTATCGACGAATCGGTGTCGTGCAGGCACTGCCATTCATGGTCTTCCAGATGCAAACAGTGGGCAAAGACGCTGCGTTTCCCGGTGAGCTGGTGCTGATGGTAAACATCAAGATAACCGTCGTGCTCCGGGAACAGTTCTTTCACCCAGGCGATTTCCTGAGGATTTTCGCTCAGGTGGGTATGCAGCCAGGTATCGGGAAATTCCGCGCGCAGCTGACTCACCTTTTCCAGCAACTGGGGCGACGATGTGGGGGCAAAACGTGGCGTCAGCGCGTAGCTTAATCGTCCCCGATTGTGCCAGCGCTGAATCAGCTCACGGGTTTGCAGATAGCTGGCTTGCGGCGTTTCCGTCAGATAAGCCGGTGCATTGCGGTCCATCATCACCTTTCCGGCGATCAGGCGCATATTGAGTTGCTCCGCAGCACTGAACAACGCATCGACTGATTGCGGATGCACGGTACCGAACACCAGCGCGGTGGTGGTGCCATTGGCCAACAGCTGATGCAGAAAAAATGCCGACATCTGCGCAGCGTGATCGGGGCAGTGATACTGGCTTTCTACCGGGAAAGTATATTGATTCAGCCATTCCAGCAGTTGCTCACCAAACGCGCCGATCATTTCGGTCTGCGGATAATGGATGTGAGTATCGATAAAGCCCGGCACGATCAGTTTGCCACGCAGGTCGACCAGGCTGGTGGGATCAATGTGTTTCTGAGCCGTTTCCCAGCTTTCCAGGCTGACGACTTTCCCGTCGCGCACGGCCAGTACCCCATCTTCGAGGTAGCGCGCCTGATCGGCAATGGTGTCAGGCTGGGTAGCCAGGCCGGTAAAATCAAAAAAGCTGGCCCGCAGCGTGATTTCGGATGCAAAAGGCATAAAATGTTCCTTAGTTGAGAAAGCACCCGGCTTTCTCTTTGTTATGGCAGGTGACGGCCTTTTATGCAGATTGCAAACAACATGCCAACGCGGAAATATCATTTATTTATTTATATTCAATGGCTTATGTTCAACCCATTTGTTTTTAGTCATGCTGAGCAGGCAACCGAATGCGCAACCGGTTGCCTGGGTTAGCAATCGGTTGCGATTTAACAACTGCCAGATTTGGTGCGATTGGCGTGAGAATGACGTGTGTCATCGTGGTGCAGGCCTGCGCCATCATTGTGCATGACAAATTCGGTCAATGCTTTTTATGGGCAGAAGACCTGGCTTGAGTTCGAAGAAAGGATTGGGTGCATTGAGGCTAGCCGCAACCATCAGGATTGGCGGGGATCACTCCCCGCCGGTTGCTCTTACTTAGGTTCGTAATCCATGACAGCAGCAACCTCCATGTGACCGGTTCGAATCCGTATCTCACAAAGGTCTTTCCTCGATACCAGCAAGGCGGCGACTACCGCCCCTAATACGATAATGGCGATCATGATCGCCTTATGCTGCTTCATGGTTGCTTCTCCTTGCCTTTCGGCGCGTAAGAGGCTACCTTTATGTGGCTGAAGCATAAAGATGGGCCTCAAGTTGATTTATAATCACTTGGGGCTTTTCTCTTTCTGCCTTTGACAAATGCTTAAGACAGAAAGCCTCAAGCACCCGGCGCGATTCTAAGCCAACCCTCTGACTTATCCAAAATTTTCCATACGTTCCGCTTCGGTAATCCGTGTTTTTGTCTCAATTTTGCGATCCACTACAGACTTTGTTCTCTCGTCAGTTTTTCTTTGTCAGAATAGATTAGTCTGGACATACAATTGTTAAGGAACAGTGAGATGATTATTTTTGTTACCGGTGCGACCGCCGGTTTTGGTCAAAGTATCACCCGCCGCTTCATTGCTACAGGTCATAAAGTGATCGCCAGTGGACGCCGCGCTGAGCGCCTGCAGGCGCTGAAAGACGAGCTGGGTGACAATCTGTATACCGTTCAGCTGGACGTGCGTAACCGCGCGGCCATCGAAGAGGCTATCGCCGCCCTGCCTGCCGAGTGGCGCAATATTGATGTGCTGGTTAACAATGCCGGTCTGGCGTTGGGCGTGGAACCAGCACATAAGGCCAATATTGAAGACTGGGAAAATATGATCGACACCAACAATAAAGGTTTGGTGTATATGACGCGCGCATTGCTGCCAGCCATGGTGGAACGCAATGTCGGTCATATTATCAATATCGGCTCAATTGCCGGTAGTTGGCCATATCTCGGTGGCAACGTTTACGGTGCGACCAAAGCCTTCGTGCGTCAGTTCAGCCTCAATCTACGTACCGATTTACATGGCACCGCGTTGCGCGTAACCGATATCGAACCGGGTCTGGTCGGCGGCACCGAGTTTTCTAATGTCCGTTTTAAAGGCGACGACGGTAAAGCGGATAAGGTGTATGAAGGCACCACCGCACTGACAGCCGAAGATGTGACCGAAGCGGTGTATTGGGTCGCGACGTTGCCGAAACACGTCAACATCAATACCCTGGAGATGATGCCAGTCACGCAAACGCTGGCCGGTCTGAAGGTACATAAAGAATAACGTGTTGCGGCGCGATTTATCGCGTCGCTACGCTTCACTGCCCCAGCCCGCCACAATAATCAGCATGCCACTTAAGGCAATCAGACCGCCTGCCCAATCCCACGGGCTAAGTTTTACCCCATCGACCAGCTGCAGCCAGATCAGCGCCGTCATCACATACACACCACCGTAGGCGGCATAGACGCGTCCACTCGCCGCCGGGTGTAACGTCAGCAACCAGACAAATAGCATCAGGCTGGCCGCAGCCGGTAGCAACAGCCATGCCGTCGCCCCCTTCTTCAGCCACAGCCACGGCAGAAAGCAGCCAACAATTTCCGCGATAGCAGTGAAAAAGAACAACAGTGCGGTTTTAACCAGCATAAAAAGTCTCTCAGAAGTCTCAACAAATGCCTCACCGCTGGTGAGTAAAGAAGCAGCGATGATATACTAGCGACCATTGTTGTTACAGCCACCATCGCGGCTGTGCTGGCGTTAACTGAAGGAAAAGATGATGAAAAAACTGTTTCCCGCACTACTGGCTGCGGCACTGACCTCCAGCGTACTGCTGGCTGCCCCCCTGGCTTCCGCGCAGACCGATAAACTGATCATTGAAAACGGCAACAGCGCTGCCAGCAATGAAGCAGCACGCCAAAGCAAGGAACAATGGAATGACACCCGCAACCTGCGCGACAAGGTGAATACCCGCGTCGAGAAAGAGTTCGACAAAACCGACAAAGCGTTTGATACCCGTGACTCATGTGAAAAAAGCTATAACGTCAACGCCTACTGGGAACCCAACACCCTGCGTTGCCTGGATCGTCGTACCGGCCGCGTGGTCGCACCATAAGCCGCTGATGCTGCTATAGTCATCAAGGGAATAAAAACCAAAGGAGTGTGTGATGAATAAACGTGTAGCCGTTGTATTGCTGTCCCTGCTGGCATTGCCGATGCTGGCACAGGCCTCCTGTGAAAGCGTAAAAGCAGACATCAGCAAAAAAATCATCAGTAACGGCGTAGCCGAGTCAGATTTTACCCTGGATATCGTCGCGAACGATCAGGCCGACCAGGCCGGTGGCCAGGTTGTGGGCCATTGCGAGAATGATACCCAGAAAATTGTCTACAAAAAGCTGAACCACGACGCTGACAGTAACGAACCCAATGCTGCGGGCAGCTCGCAGGATTCATCTTCACAGTAAACATACCCTGTAGCGGCGCGTTTTTTCGCGCAGGTTTTTGGCACCGCGCGCCGCTACGTATTCTCTGGTCGCTGATGCGGCATCAGCCACGCAATCCATAGTGTCAGGCTGGCAATGAGCAGCGCCACCACAAACACCCAATGTAGTGAACTGGCAATCTGGGCTATCCACTCCTGCAATGTTCCGTGTGGCAAGGCCTGACGGCTTTCATGCGACATGATTTTTTGCATCGGATCGCTGGCCTGCGGCAGCCGTAGCATCAGGTTATAATTCAGCACCGCCCCCATCAGCGCAGTCCCAATCGCCGAACCCAGCATCCGGCTGAACATAATCGACGCGGTACAAATGCCACGAATTTCATAATGCGCATGGTTTTGCACAGAAACCAGGAAGGTGGTGCTGGTCATTCCCATGCCCGTACCGATCACAAAAGCGGTGAATCCAGCCTGCATAATGCTGCTATCGGCGCGTAATAGCAGCAATAACGCACTACCGGCTATTAACAATAGCGCCCCCAACTGCGCGGTAATGCGGTAAGAGGTCATCAGCATCAGTCGTCCACTCAGGGTGCTGGCAAGCGGCCAGCCAATCGACATCATCGCCAGCGCGCTGCCTGCCTGTAACGGCGTGCCACCGGTAATGCCCTGAATCCAGGTGGGCAGGAAAGCGCTGATCCCCATCATCGCAGCCCCGATAATCAGGTTACCCGCATTGCCCGCCACGATTAACCGGCTGCGCCAGATAGCCAGCGGAAACAGCGGTGCCGCCGCGCGTTGCTCATGACGCTTGAGGAAAACCGCCGCGATCAGCGCCATCACCAGAAACAGCAGCAGCCAGTAACCGAGGACTTCTGCCTGCAACAAGGCGATCAGCAACGCGCTGACGCTCAGCATCAGCCAGGCGCAACCCGTGATGTTCAGCGCAGCGCTTTGCTGTTGTTCATGCGCCGGAAGGAAACGCGCCAGCAGCAGCATGGAGAGCAGCCCAATCGGCACGTTGACCCAGAAAATCACCGCCCAGCTGAAATGCTGTACCAGCCAGGCACCACTCAACGGCCCGAGTATCGCCGCCACTCCCCAGACACTGGAGAGCCAGCCCTGCACACTGGCGCGTTCGCGCGGTGAGTAGATGTCCGCAACGATGGTGGTGGTCAGCGGCATGATGGCCCCCGCTCCCAATCCCTGAAAAGCGCGGAACAGGATGAGCCATGTCATGCTATGGGCAAAGCCGCACAGCACTGAACCGATAAGGAACAGTGAAACCCCAACAAAAAATAGCGTTTTCCGGCCCCACATATCCGCCAGCCGCCCGTAAAGCGGCACGGTCACCGCCTGGGTAAGCAGATAGATGGAGAAAACCCAGCCAAACTGCGAGAAGCCGCCCAGATCGGCAATGATGGTGGGCATCGCTGTCGCCACAATGGTGACCTCAATCGCCGCCATAAACATAGCCAGCATGCAGCCGATCAGGATCCAGTGACGATTTCCCGTTTGTATTTCTGCGCTCTCAGTCATTTTTCTTCCTTCCTTTGCCTCAAGGCTAGACGAAATTTGCCGTCGTCAATTTCCTCTGCGTGCGCTCGCTTGTGACAGTGTCACATAATTCGATGAATTTTTTTTATTGTCGTGAATTGCCTTATTTCATGCGGGTTGAACCCGTTTTTTCCCCTTTTTCTATCTGTCTGATTTTCCCCTGAAAACTGGCATCTTCCGTTTTAGGTTGCTATAGGTCTAAAACCCCTTTCCCGGTTTTCACTGGAAAAGTGACATTAAGTAGTCGTTTTATCTGCAATCTTAATTTTTTAAATGTTTTTATGATTCAGGGAGAAGCACGCTATGCAAAACGCATCGCTTGCCCGACGAGCCGGGTTGGCAGTGCTTGCCATTGTAGTGGTGGTTGGGCTGCTGGTCTGGGGACTCGGGCTGGATACGCTGCGCGCCCGTCGGGTGGATTTAATCTATCTTGGGCAACAGCATTTGTTTTTGGTGTTCTGGTCAATGTTGTTCGCGCTGCTGGTCGGTATTCCCAGCGGCATTTTGCTGAGCCGTCCGTTTGCCCGGCGCTGGGCTGAGTACGTGATGCAGATTTTCAACGTCGGCAACACGCTGCCACCGCTGGCCGTGCTGGCGCTGGCGATGGTAATCGTCGGCATTGGCGATCGTCCGGCGTTAATTGCCCTGTTCCTCGCCTCTTTGCTGCCTATCGTGCGAAATACCTTTGCTGGACTGAGCGCGGTCCCCCCCTCGCTGCTCGAAGCCGCCAACGGTATTGGCATGACCAAATTTCAGCGTTTGCGTCAGGTGGAAATACCCAATGCACTGCCGGTGATCCTTGCCGGGGTGCGGATTGCTACTGCCATCAATGTTGGCACTGCGCCGCTGGCGTTTTTGATTGGTGCCAGCAGCTACGGCGAGCTGATTTTTCCTGGCATCTATCTCAACGACTTCCCAACGCTGATCCTCGGTGCAGCGGCAACTGCCCTGTTCGCGCTGATCCTCGATATGCTGCTCGCCGCAGTGGGACGCATCCTCAGCCCGCACTCAGCGGCATAACCACAGGAGCCTTGTGATGGCCACTGCCAACCTGCTGGCGCGCTGGGCAAAACGCACCGCGCTGGCACTGACCGCAACCCTGGCACTCAGCCAGGCCGCTGCGGCCGCCACCCCCATTGTGATGGCGACCAAAAGTTTTACTGAGCAACACATTCTTTCCGCCATGACGGTGATGTGGCTGCAAAAGAAAGGTTTTCAGGTGATCCCAAAAACCAATATCGCCACCACCATTGGTCGTAACGCGATGATCAACAAACAGATTGATATGACCTGGGAATATACCGGAACTTCGCTCATCATCTTTAACCACATCAATAAGCCGATGTCGTCACAGCAGGCTTATCAAACGGTGAAAGATCTTGACGGTAAGCTGGGGCTGATCTGGCTGGACCCGGCCCCCATGAACAATACCTACGCCTTCGCCATGAAACGTGAACGTGCTGACAAGGAAGGTATCAGCACCATGTCGCAACTGGTGGCAAAGCTGGAGCAGATTCGTAAGACTGACCCGGATCATAACTGGAAGCTGGGGCTGGACCTGGAGTTTGCCGGGCGTTCTGATGGCCTCAAGCCGTTACAGAAGGCCTACAACATGCCGCTTGACCGCCCACAGATTCGGCAGATGGATCCCGGGTTGGTATACAACGCGGTGCAGGAAGGCTTTGTTGATGCTGGCCTGATCTACACCACTGACGGACGTGTAAAAGGCTTTGATCTCAAGGTGCTGGAGGATGATAAGCACTTCTTTCCAAGTTACAACGTCACGCCTGTGGTGCGTAAAGATGTGCTGGAGAGCCATCCGGGACTGGAAGCTGCGCTGAATCAGTTGTCACCGCTGATCACTGACGAGGCGATCACCGAGATGAATAAACGCGTCGATATTGATCACCAGTCTCCTGAACAGGTGGCACGTGATTTCCTTAAATCTAAAAACATGCTGTAAGGAGGCGCTATGGATACCCTGCATTACATCATGGATAACTGGGACACCCTGCTGGCCCTGACCTGGCAGCATACCTGGCTGGTGCTGGTGGCGGTTGGTTTTGCCATTGTGGTTGGCGTACCGCTGGGCATTTTGATTGTGCGCTTTAAATGGCTGGCTACGCCGGTATTGGGTATTGCCACCATCGTACTCACCATTCCGACCATCGCGCTATTTGGCCTGATGATTCCGCTGTTTTCGCTGATCGGTCAGGGGATTGGTGCCCTGCCAGCCATCACCGCCGTGTTTCTTTATTCACTGCTACCGATTGTGCGTAACACCCACACCGCGCTGGAGAACCTGCCACCGGGCCTGCGTGAAGCCGGACGTGGTATCGGCATGACCTTCTGGCAGCGCTTGCGCTGGGTTGAGATCCCCATGGCACTCCCGGTCATTTTTGGTGGTATCCGCACCGCCGTGGTGATGAATGTGGGCGTGATGGCGATTGCCGCGGTGATCGGTGCAGGTGGTTTAGGCCTGCAGCTGCTGGATGGCATCAGCGGCAGCGATGTACGTATGTTGATTGCCGGTGCGTTGATGATTTGTGTGCTGGCTATTGTGCTTGACTGGCTGCTGCATCGTTTGCAGTCGGCGCTGACTCCTAAGGGGATTCGATAATGATAAAACTGGAAAACCTGACGAAAACCTTTACCCAGAAAAATGGCACCCGCTTCAATGCCGTTGATAACGTCAGCCTGGAAGTGCCCGCCGGGGAAATGTGTGTGTTGCTCGGCCCTTCTGGTTGCGGCAAAACCACTACGCTGAAGATGATCAATCGACTGATTCCCGCTACCAGCGGCAAAATTTTAATCAATGGTGAAGACACCAGCATGCAGGATACCGTGACGCTACGCCGCAATATCGGTTATGTGATCCAGCAGATTGGTTTGTTCCCCAATATGACCATTGAAGAGAACATTACCGTGGTGCCGCGCATGCTGGGCTGGGATAAAAAACGTTGCCGTGAACGCGCGACTGAACTGATGAGCATGGTGGCGCTGGATCCGACAAAATTCCTGCATCGCTACCCGCGTGAGATGTCAGGTGGCCAGCAGCAGAGGATCGGCGTGATCCGCGCGCTGGCGGCAGATCCACCGGTACTGCTGATGGATGAACCTTTCGGTGCGGTCGACCCAATTAACCGTGAGGTGATCCAGAATGAATTTCTCGACATGCAACGTCAGTTGAAAAAGACAGTGATGCTGGTCAGCCATGATATTGATGAAGCACTGAAGCTGGGCGATCGCATTGCGGTATTTGGTCAGGGCAAAATTGTGCAGTGTGCCAGCCCGGATGAATTGCTGGCGAAACCGGCGAATGATTTTGTTGGATCGTTTGTCGGCCAGGACCGCACCCTGAAACGTTTGTTGCTGGTGCAGGCGGGTGACGTCACCGATCAGCAGCCGACCATTACCGTGCAGCGCAGTACTCCTTTGCAGGAAGCTTTCGCCACCATGGATGATAACGATATGCGCTCGGTAACGGTGGTGGATAATGACGGCAAGCCACTGGGCTTTGTGAAACGTCGGGAAGCGCGTGGTGCCAGTGGGCGCTGTGAAGAGATGCTGCATACCTTTACCGTCACCGGCAAAGCCGAAGAGAACCTGCGTGTGGTGCTGTCCAAACTGTATGAACACAATCTGGTGTGGATGCCGATTGTCGATGAGGATGGCCGCTACAGCGGGGAGATTTCGCAGGATTATATTGCGGACTATCTGAGCTCGGGACGGACACGTCGGCGGTTGAATCCTTAACTGCTCGATCCGTAGCGGCGCGATTTATCGCGCAATCCCGTGCACGATGCGGGAAAAACCCGCGCGATAAATCGCGCCGCTACGGTCAGTGTTTAATGGGAGTCCTCTGCGGCGGCAGTGGTCAGTGCGGCGTTGCTCTGCTCTGACGGCAGCATCACATTCAGCACAATCGCCAGAATGCCGCCGGTGGTCACCGCATGACCGAACAAATTGGTGATGATCATCGGAAATTGTTTTAGTACATCCGGTACTGCTTCAACGCCGAGACCCAGACCAAACGACACCGCCACAATCAGCATTTCACGGCGTCCCAGCGGCGTCTGTGTCATCACGCGGATCCCAGCAGCCACCACGCTACCAAACATCACCAGCGTTGCACCACCCAATACCGGCGGCGGAATTTGCTGCAACAAATTACCAATCACCGGGAACACGCCGAGCAGCACCAGCATCAGACCGATCACCATGCCGACATAACGGCTGGCGACGCCGGTCATCTGAATCACGCCGTTATTTTGCGCGAAGGTGGTGTTCGGGAAAGCAGAGAACATCGCAGCCAGTACACAGCTGATACCATCAGCCAGGATGCCACCCTGTAGACGACGCTGGAAACCTTCACCCTCAATCGGCTGACGTGACAGCAGGCAGTTGGCGGTGAGATCCCCTACCGCTTCGATCACGCTGATCACGGAAACCAGCGCAATCGGCACAAAAATCGCCCAGTCAAAGTTGAAGCCAAAACGGAAAAAGCCCGGCATCACCAGCCAGCTGCTGGGTGCCATCGGTTTGAGTTGCAGATGGCCGGTCAGCGCTGCCGCCACACAACCCACCGCAATCCCTGCTACCACCGCAATCAGACGCGCCCAGCGGTTACGTGAGCGGTTAAGCGCCACAATCACCAGCAACGTCAGTGCGCCCAGCGCCAGGTTCCAGGGGGCGCCGAAGTCCGCCGCGTTATGGCCGCCCGCCCAGTCAGTAATGCTGACTTTTATCAGGCTTATACCAATCAGGGTGATCACCGTACCGGTCACCACTGGCGTCAGCACTTTACGTAATGGTGCGATACAGCGGCTGATCAGCATCGGGATCAGGGCGGCGATCAGGTTGCAGCCGAAGATCATCGCCATGATCTCTTCCGGGGAACCGCCACGCGCTTTCACCATCAGTCCACCCGACAGGATGACGCCAAGGAAGGCAAAACTGGTGCCCTGCAGGCAGATCATTCCCGCACCAATGCCCATAAAACGCCGAGCCTGGATAAAGGTGCCCAGTCCGGAGACCAGTAACGACATGCTAATCAGATAAGGAATATAAGCCTGTAATCCCAGTACCGAACCAATAATCAGCGGTGGCGTAATGATGCCCACTACGCTAGCCAGCACATGTTGCAGTGCGGCAAAAAATGCGGGAACTGGGCCTATGCGTGCTTCCAGCCCGTACAGCAAACCTTTTTCATCTGAGTGCGACATAACGGTGCTCCGGCAGTAAATTCATCAGGTCAGCTGATGCATGAATCACGCCAGAGCAATAAGTTTCCGTGATGTTTTTGGCAATTCGTTGAATTTACTAGGGATTAATTTGCAGAAAACGGCGGCTGAATCTGCAACCTTAGATTCAGCCTTTCCGTATTTGCCACTTTTTGTTTCATCATGCCGCTGGTTTTGCACTGTCGCTGTGCGACAGGCGGTTATCCAGCAATGAAAGATCGAGGTAACCACTCAGCTCGCGTTGTTCTGCACGTGGCAGATAGGGCAATTCACCCAATAACGGGGCGACCAGCTTTTCACTCAGTACATCAATGATTTCAGCATAATGTGCCAGCCCAGGGTTGATGCGATTCGCGACCCAGCCAACCAGCGGCAGACCATCCTGTGCGATTGCCTCGGCGGTCAGTAAAGCATGGCTGATGCATCCTTCTTTAATCCCGACGACCAGAATCACCGGCAACTGCTCCTGTTTTACCCAGCTTGAGAGCGGTTGCAGATCATTCATCAGGCAACGCCAGCCACCCGTTCCCTCAACCACCACATGCGGGGCGCGATCCTGCAAGGCAGCCAGCCCTTTACTGAGCAGCGGATAATCAATTTGATGGGTGGGACTGGTGCTGATTTCATCCTCTTCCAA includes these proteins:
- the osmW gene encoding osmoprotectant ABC transporter permease OsmW; its protein translation is MDTLHYIMDNWDTLLALTWQHTWLVLVAVGFAIVVGVPLGILIVRFKWLATPVLGIATIVLTIPTIALFGLMIPLFSLIGQGIGALPAITAVFLYSLLPIVRNTHTALENLPPGLREAGRGIGMTFWQRLRWVEIPMALPVIFGGIRTAVVMNVGVMAIAAVIGAGGLGLQLLDGISGSDVRMLIAGALMICVLAIVLDWLLHRLQSALTPKGIR
- a CDS encoding ABC transporter permease, which codes for MQNASLARRAGLAVLAIVVVVGLLVWGLGLDTLRARRVDLIYLGQQHLFLVFWSMLFALLVGIPSGILLSRPFARRWAEYVMQIFNVGNTLPPLAVLALAMVIVGIGDRPALIALFLASLLPIVRNTFAGLSAVPPSLLEAANGIGMTKFQRLRQVEIPNALPVILAGVRIATAINVGTAPLAFLIGASSYGELIFPGIYLNDFPTLILGAAATALFALILDMLLAAVGRILSPHSAA
- a CDS encoding nucleobase:cation symporter-2 family protein; this translates as MSHSDEKGLLYGLEARIGPVPAFFAALQHVLASVVGIITPPLIIGSVLGLQAYIPYLISMSLLVSGLGTFIQARRFMGIGAGMICLQGTSFAFLGVILSGGLMVKARGGSPEEIMAMIFGCNLIAALIPMLISRCIAPLRKVLTPVVTGTVITLIGISLIKVSITDWAGGHNAADFGAPWNLALGALTLLVIVALNRSRNRWARLIAVVAGIAVGCVAAALTGHLQLKPMAPSSWLVMPGFFRFGFNFDWAIFVPIALVSVISVIEAVGDLTANCLLSRQPIEGEGFQRRLQGGILADGISCVLAAMFSAFPNTTFAQNNGVIQMTGVASRYVGMVIGLMLVLLGVFPVIGNLLQQIPPPVLGGATLVMFGSVVAAGIRVMTQTPLGRREMLIVAVSFGLGLGVEAVPDVLKQFPMIITNLFGHAVTTGGILAIVLNVMLPSEQSNAALTTAAAEDSH
- a CDS encoding glycine betaine ABC transporter substrate-binding protein, translated to MATANLLARWAKRTALALTATLALSQAAAAATPIVMATKSFTEQHILSAMTVMWLQKKGFQVIPKTNIATTIGRNAMINKQIDMTWEYTGTSLIIFNHINKPMSSQQAYQTVKDLDGKLGLIWLDPAPMNNTYAFAMKRERADKEGISTMSQLVAKLEQIRKTDPDHNWKLGLDLEFAGRSDGLKPLQKAYNMPLDRPQIRQMDPGLVYNAVQEGFVDAGLIYTTDGRVKGFDLKVLEDDKHFFPSYNVTPVVRKDVLESHPGLEAALNQLSPLITDEAITEMNKRVDIDHQSPEQVARDFLKSKNML
- the bioD gene encoding dethiobiotin synthase; this encodes MKTLFITGTDTAVGKTVVSRALLQCFAQVGQCAVGYKPIAKSAKQTPEGLRNKDALLLQQASGLALPYAAINPITLEEDEISTSPTHQIDYPLLSKGLAALQDRAPHVVVEGTGGWRCLMNDLQPLSSWVKQEQLPVILVVGIKEGCISHALLTAEAIAQDGLPLVGWVANRINPGLAHYAEIIDVLSEKLVAPLLGELPYLPRAEQRELSGYLDLSLLDNRLSHSDSAKPAA
- the osmV gene encoding osmoprotectant ABC transporter ATP-binding protein OsmV; its protein translation is MIKLENLTKTFTQKNGTRFNAVDNVSLEVPAGEMCVLLGPSGCGKTTTLKMINRLIPATSGKILINGEDTSMQDTVTLRRNIGYVIQQIGLFPNMTIEENITVVPRMLGWDKKRCRERATELMSMVALDPTKFLHRYPREMSGGQQQRIGVIRALAADPPVLLMDEPFGAVDPINREVIQNEFLDMQRQLKKTVMLVSHDIDEALKLGDRIAVFGQGKIVQCASPDELLAKPANDFVGSFVGQDRTLKRLLLVQAGDVTDQQPTITVQRSTPLQEAFATMDDNDMRSVTVVDNDGKPLGFVKRREARGASGRCEEMLHTFTVTGKAEENLRVVLSKLYEHNLVWMPIVDEDGRYSGEISQDYIADYLSSGRTRRRLNP